A genomic region of Gossypium hirsutum isolate 1008001.06 chromosome D01, Gossypium_hirsutum_v2.1, whole genome shotgun sequence contains the following coding sequences:
- the LOC107936113 gene encoding putative invertase inhibitor: MYLIEQTCRQSGFFALCDSTLRSDPRSSNANLEGLAKISVEIVIDKANATLNFIVDLFKNVSDPVLYRSYGTCIDSYGASVQRLLPEAIAALGSKEYATSRHDVATVATNVNACDEQFSEKTPFSDRNRLVHDLSLMSAGIIELLG; encoded by the coding sequence ATGTATTTGATCGAACAAACATGCAGGCAATCTGGGTTTTTCGCCCTTTGTGACTCGACTCTTCGATCAGACCCTCGAAGCTCGAACGCAAACCTCGAAGGCCTAGCTAAAATATCGGTCGAGATAGTCATAGACAAGGCTAATGCCACATTGAATTTCATTGTGGATCTGTTCAAGAACGTTTCGGACCCTGTCTTGTACAGATCCTATGGCACTTGCATCGACTCGTATGGTGCCTCGGTCCAAAGGCTACTGCCGGAAGCCATTGCTGCTTTGGGTTCTAAAGAGTATGCCACGTCAAGACACGATGTGGCGACGGTGGCGACTAATGTCAATGCGTGCGATGAGCAGTTTTCTGAGAAAACGCCTTTTAGTGATAGGAATAGACTTGTTCATGATCTTTCTCTTATGTCAGCTGGGATCATAGAGTTGTTGGGTTAA